The window ttttcatcattGAATTAGTTGGGAAAAAATCACATGAGAATCAAATGCATATAGTTATCCAAAAAAATGCAtatcattattttaatttttcaatcctATCAGATTCCGAACATGTAGTACTAATCTTATGCGACATCAGCTACGATTATACTTTatgtttcattatattacTGATTATCTTGTTGGTAATTTAGATTATACTTTatgtttcattatattacTGATTATCTTGTTGGTAATTTAGATAGTCAACCCtttgtaattttcatttaagtTTTTGGTAGGTGTCTTTGAGTTTCTAGTAATTACATATctacattttttattatattctaACATTGGTCATAAAAGgtttatttttaagaaaatttgttatatatatttattttaaaaattaaaataaaacaatttaCATGGAAAAATGGTTTATTCATGTACTAACTCTCATAAATAACTACAAGTACTGATAGTATTTCAAAGTACAAATTTTAGCTCAAAAGTATAGTTTTCGCTGCCTACATCACATGTAATAACTAATTATAATAACTATACGTACTAAAGTCGGTTTAATTTCCATACTTCGTTGTGATttgaaatgataaaaattcaaatttttagcatactaattgaaaatatttagtGTTATGAAAGTGCATCTATGTACTAACTCTCATAACAATAGTACTTAATTAGTCTAAGTAcataaaaattgatgaaagGTTGAGCAAAATTTAACTATAATTTTGTAAAGAGTAAAAGAAAGGTAAAAACTTTAAATAGCATGACGGATACATAAAATGTGAAGTTGGTGAAATAGTGggttttagaatttttatccATCGCATGGCTGATTTATTTGATTAACGGAGAGATTTGATTGAATAGTCGAGATTGGATTGTATTTCAATAAGAAAGattcacaataaaataaatcattaaGTAATATAATTGTCCAATTAGAAACAGAAACTAATAAAAGCATGGAAAGATATTGCAATTTAATATAGTCGtatttccaattaattaaattataaaattatagaaaCCATTACTATAAACCCAATCATATTATAATTTGTGAAAATAGGCTGATATAACGAAAAAAAtatctttctttcctttgttTGCAGTGACTTTAGGAAAAGAGGCAATCGACGCAAACATTCTATAAAGGAATGAGGAATAAAACGAACGGAAAGAGTACGACGAACTGTCCAGTGTCTACTGGATTTTTACTGCTAGTTATGGTGGAACGATTTCCATGCATTGTAGTGGAACTTAACCGGGGTCGAAATCAataatggcttgtttggttttaatgtaggattttaatatattactttaacttaattctacccacaataaaataaaataatttatacagagtcaaagagtggaccccatttatatcactatttttccacaacaaacaaaataactcatacaaagtcaaatgatgaccccatttatatcactatttttcaaaattaaaatctgaatttaaaattctactttgaaaccaaaggCAGCATAAGATTTGATCAACACTCGATTCGTTTGTACTCATTGACAATTTTAAGATATCGACTCATTTTCCCTTTGTAGCTTAGATCTTATTAAACATCACTAATCCAATGTTATTCCATGTGTTTAATGTAAGAATTATGTTATCACTGTGCAGGTATACGATTCTTCGATATGGTTAGAAAAAGAATATCGAGAAATACTCTTGAACGGAAGGAGAAGAGTGAATCAATCTGGATTCTACTCCTCAATCCTCATTATGCATATCTTGATATTTGGCCAATGGCCTACACAGATGACCTTCTTCGCACGAATCCAGAAAACGAATGCGTCTTGCTTTGTACACTAGACTGCAAAATCGAGTCCTTTCATTCCGCTTGTTGATTACATTGTGTCCCTAACCTGCCTATGACCAAATCTCGATATATTACGAGAAATCTTTGCCATAGAGTGTCCCAATGCTAATTCCATACTCTGCAATACAGCAACATCCGGGAAATAAACAGATTATCTTACCGGTCCACGAGTTGTTGGCAAGATATCGATTTCAGAAAATGTGCTAGACCAGCAATTGCTGCTGTACAATTCCCACTGCATCAATTATGTTCGGAAATTTCTTGCATTTCTGAAACGAGGAACATATTACATCAGAATATACATCTTCCATGGTCTGAAACTTCCAGCTGCTTCACATTCTtgatggttaaaaaatttgtGATGCGAGGAAATTGAGACAGAGTAGGCAAATACAATCCGAGGCAAAGCAGAGATCTCATAGGCGCCTAGAGTACCCGGAACCTCCACATTTCTTGCAAAATATCAATCCTGCAGAGTCGGCAAGGAGGATGGGAAAAGACTCAACGAGTGAAAGAAAATGGCACAAAACCGGACAATTCTCGGTGATGACAGTTGTTCCGGTATCCAGTGTATGAGTTTGTTTCGAACTACATATGATCACATGTACCTGCTCCCTTGCACACTTTGCATTCCACCATGCCCGTTTCTTGCTTCATCTTCCCGTTATTGCAGAAAACACACATCGTTCCTCCTGAATGGCGAACAAGCATAATCAACAACTGGACATTTCATCTGAATCCCGAATTGTAAATCTAATGATAAGCCTTCGAGCTGGATAACTAAACTATAGCATAGCAGCCAATGAAGCATGCAGCAGatcaaattcaaatcaaaCAGCCACAAGAGTTCGATTAGTATCTCAATATGCTATGTGTATGATAGGGCAAAGAGCCAAAGAATATCGATCACTACATAGTTAAAGAAACAAAAGTGCAGATTCCGGAAATACGATTCTTTACTATTCCATGCCCAAGTATTCACCATTCAGTATCAGATCCCCGACCTTATTCTTCGTTCAAATTAATCCATAAGCAGACACCACATTGATAAAAACACGAAATTAGGTACTAGCACATACACCTGGAAATTCCCAACAACTCCATGCAATGGATAGAAGACTTATCGATCGAATCATCGCACTGATGAATCCCGTTAGGTTCTCGACTTTGGATAGGTATCATTAGAACCGAATTAtccaaatgaaaaaagaaatgtacAACTAGAACGAAAACCATCCCGAAAGAGCAGAGAAACGTGGAAGAATCAAATATTGAACAAATGCACGATACCGAGTGTTATCTCGAACACGAACGTTATCTCGAATGGGACTACCTACCATTGCCTGCACAGCGGTCGCACGGGACGGGATCTCCCTGCAAAATACTCGACAAACATTCCCAGTTCAATAAGAAGAAGGGACATTGGGAAAGTCTTGATATTGGAAGCGAACGAAGCAAATTGGCGGGAAGGAAATGATGGCTAATTGTGCAGCGCACCTTGAGGCCGAGGAACAGAGAGAGGGCAATAGCGGCAAGGACGCTGACGGTGGCGAGCACGGTCTGGGTGTCGACCACCCTGTCGAAGCCGCCGAACAGGAGGACGGGGCGGATGAGGAGCTCGCTCGGCGGCTGAACGGGGGGCGTGAGGTGGTGGCAGAGAGGGGCGGAGAAGGCGGCGGTTCCGGGGCCGGGGAGGTGGGCCAGGGAGAGAGCTGAAGGGCTCTGAGAAATGGAATGgggaggagagggagaggagaggagaggctggaagcagcagcagcagaaggAAGCCGCCATGGACGGATTAGAGAGGGACTGGAACATGTGGAGCTCGCGAGGAGTTCAGGCCGTTGGTCGTCATCGtcgtcttcctcttcttcttggtGGGCTTGATTCCGGACGGTTATTGGAATACATGGACCGGGCTGATGGGGAGCCCATTGACGATGGATACACGTTGGTCATGCTGTACTGACTATTTTATCCCCCCGGTcattcctttttccttttctttgccTTTCCATCTTTTTCTCTGTTCTATTTATCACGAAATAACCTACTTTTTAAGGGTAAGTTTCGACAATATGTCTTATAATTTAGTAAAATAACCAACAAAACTCcctcttttcaaaattaattacacATTGTTTATCATTCTACAAATGTGACGCCAAGAGTGTTTAATCATAGCCACGTGGTGTTGTATCTCCGTGCTCTATAAACTGACCCGATATATCCGACTTTATCGAGCACAATAACACAACATTCACATGGCAACGATAAGCATTCTTGGTGCTACATTTGCAGAATGATGGGTGGTATGtgactctctttttttatcgTAATTCAACTACATTAAGATTGTGCGCATATTAGTTTCGAACGAAGAATGAAGAGTGCCCTGTCCCAAAAAGCACCTAGTCCTATCAAAATGAAAAGCGTGACTTTACTTAACAAGCAAGAAAAGCCCTAACTATTCTATTAGTACTCAACTCATTAGGAAGATAGAACCAAAATGAGTAATAGCGCTAGCGGCGCAATTAGTTCTTCTATTGAAGAAAGCTTGACCTACGGACTCTATGCTCCAAAGCTTCTATGCTGCTGTCAATGGATTTAGTGATCGAATGTGTAATCGACTCATTGGGATGGCTACACTGTCATTTCAATGCTCAGTTCACTTCTCCAACAAATAAATATGTCGATAAGAAATGAATGTGATGCTGCTCGCACcgcaataaaaaaatgaatctgATGCTACTCCCGACGTATTAAAACCCCGGACTAGTAAATATGGACGGACGGTTATGCCCTCGCAAGATTCCCACATTTGCAAATCCACTCCCCGCCCCAATCAGCAGCTATTTTCAGTTCTTCAAGGTAAAAGAACAATTTGTACCTTTCCAGCTAAAGAAgcaaattataattgaaaggGGCATAATTGTCCattagaaaagtaaaacacatctggccaaaaaaaaaaaaaaaaaaatagcaaaGCATATTCGGTCCTTCTTGCTTCTTGCTCCTTCCTCTGGTTAGGTCGGGGCAGTCATGCTTCCAAATTAGACttcaattttgatttcttGCAATCGCATCAGAGCTCAATCTATCTCTTTCCTCGCAATTTCAGAAGCTTCCTTCCTCATAGATCTCATATATCTGTATATATACGCacgcgtatatatatatagaattgtCCCTGCAACCTTGTCACAAACCTAGAATTGTCAACCGAGGCCTCTTGATCCCGACAGTGAATCAACCGATCCAAGGATGTTCAACGGAATGGATCCTGAGTTGTTCAGGCTCGCCCAGGAGCAGATGAGTCGCATGTCGCCTGCCGAGATGGCGAGGATTCAAGAGCAGGTATTGACTCCTCCTTCCCCTTTCTTCTTGATTTGAGCTTCCTGGAGCATGTTTCAAGCTTCAAGGAGCTGCTTATCCCTCTCGTCTAGCCTGGAAGCATGAATCGAAGTCATGTTTGTCCTAGATTTTGGTGTTTGAATGCCAATTTGTCGTTCTCTTTTGCGTTCCCAATGACGTGATTGTTTGAATTGAGATTTCTTCGACTCCGATGCAATACATTTTGTTACTTAAATGACGAGGAAACGATCAGAGGAATAAATTTTCCGGTTAGGGGCTTGGATACTCCGATTGGATGTTGATACCCGGGTTTTGTTTTGGCGTGTCAGATGATGTCGAATCCTGAATTGATGAGGATGGCCTCTGAAAGCATGAAGACCATGAGGCCGGAAGACCTGAGACATGCTGCAGAGCAGCTGAAGCACGTGCGACCTGAGGACATGGCTGAGATTAGTGAGAAGATGGCTAATGCTAGTCCGGAAGAGATAGCGGCCGTTCGTGCTCGGGCGGATGCCCAGATGAGCTATGAATTGAGTGCAGCTGAAATGCTTAAGAAAGAGGTAGCCTATGCAACGCTGTTTCATAGAACACATACATGTGTACCACGGCAAAGAAATTGACTCCATGTCCATGAGATTCTTGGCATGCCAGAATCATGATTATGAGACATAATTCTGACTCATCTTTATAGAGCATGGCTGTTATGCCACTTAGTggttttttccctttcttttgcTGCCATGTTCTTTGGCCGAATGTTGGAAATAATGACAAGAGTTAAGGATCTATTTTGGACTTAACAGGGTAACCAGCTTCACAGCCAGGGGAAATTCCATGATGCCTTGCAGAAATATTTACTTGTAAGTGATAATTTGTCTTCTAAAATATGTTTTGTCGATGTGGTATTTTCCTTTCATAAATGAGAGAATTATGATTTAGACGTCACCATTGCAATTTTGTTGATTTTCAGGCAAAGAAGAACTTGAAAGGCATTCCATCCTCCAAAGGCAAAACACTACTGCTGACCTGCTCTCTTAACTTGATGTCATGCTACCTGAAAACAAGGCAGTACAATGATTGCATAAAAGAAGGCACAGAGGTGTGACACTCTATTCATCTTCATTGATTTGGAATAAATagttcttttccattttccccCTATTCTCTTCTATGTGCAACTTTGCTTTTGCTAACTTATATTTGTTCACCAGGTTTTGGCATATGATGCAAAGAATGTTAAAGCTCTTTATCGGAGAGGTCAAGCATTTAAGGAATTGGGTCAACTACAAGTGAGTTAGCCCTACTTATCTAAGTTTTTCAGGAGCAGCTGGACTGCAGTGGCATTTAGAACTTGTACCGTCTTCAGCTTCTTGTTATATAATCCTTAATTTCTAACCATGCCAGGATGCAGTCTGTGATCTGGGCGAGGCACGCAAAATTTCCCCTGACGATGAAACTATTGCAGAAGTATTAAGGTATTGAGTTTCTAGCATACAGTGAACGGATTTACAGTAGATTTCATCTCTGGCCTTTTTTGGTTAATGAAGATTGTACGGGTATGGTCTTTGATGGCTGTTTTTGTGTCATAAATATAAACTTTATTACCCTCAATTTGTTGCAGTTTCTAGCTCTCTTGCTGATCTTGGTCAAGATATTCTCTCAATATGACATTGCAGGACACCGTATAACATGTTATTCTTACTGTAGGGATACTGAGAAACTTTTGGCTACACAAGGTGGGGGGCGCGCATCAAGAGGTGAGTGGAGCATTGTGATTTCTTCTTTTACATTCTTTATCCTCCACAGACTAAGCCAATTCTCAACTTcttattatctattttttccctcttcttttatTGTGCACGCGTTATTTTAGGTTACTTATTTGGTTGTTTGCTTGGTCCTCAATAGGATTGGTAATTGAGGAAATAactgaagaagatgaggcCGCGTCTTCTACAAGTCATCTGAATCCATTGGTAGAGGAGCATCCAGGGAAGAAGCCCAAGGAGACCAAGAATGATGACAAGAGTCGAAGTGGCAGCAGCAGCATGGCGTCTATGTCAAATTCGGAAAGCTTGCAAGCTTTGAAAGATGACCCTGATGCTATGaggtaatttttctttattttattattattattattttttgggagGTTATGTTTGTGTAATCTCAATTCAAAGTCCTCCCATTTCACTGGACCTAACTTGGCTTCTTGAAAGTAGGTGAAGCCAGGTACTGAAATTCTTTCCTCGGTGCAGTTTTGCCATCATCATTAACTTCTATATTTCCTGCATTTGTTTCACAGGTCATTCCAGAATTTCATTTCCAAGGCTGATCCCAATACTATGGCTGCAATGGGTGCTGGAAATGCGGGAGAGGTCTCCCCCGAAATGCTCAAGACTGCATCGAATATGATCAGCAAGATGTCCCCTGAGGAACTTAAAAAGATGCTTCATTTGGCCTCCTCATTTCAAGGGGACGATCCATTTGGTAGCGGTGGTTCCTCAAGTGGCAGTTCTAGCGGCTTTAGGCCCGGGTCCATTCCAGATGTGTCACCTGACATGCTAAAAACAGCAACGGATATGATGAGTAACATGCCACCGGAGGAGCTTCAAAGAATGTTTGAGATGGCGTCTTCTTTGAGAGGGAAGGACCCCTCCATGCCATCAGCTTCTGAAAGACCTACTTCTAGCTCTAATTTGAATCTCCCTGATGACGAGGAAGTGTCAACCATCAGCAGGAATCATGTTTCGGGTGAAACACGCTCTTCTGCCCGTGGATCTTCGAGTTTGAGAAGTGGCTTTCCTCCTCAGTCCAACTTTCCAGCCTCCTCTGCTGATCTACAGGAGCAGATGAGGAACCAAATGAAAGATCCAGCAATGCGACAGGTACTGTATTTTGGCAAGTCATCTGTGGATGCAGCCAAATAGAACAGTGCTATTTGTCCTTCTAAATGCATCTTCCATTATCCAACTAAATTTTCTTGCAAATTGCAGATGTTTACATCTATGTTCAAGAATATGAGTCCGGAAATGATGGCTAATATGGGTGAGCAGTTCGGCTTTAAGCTTTCGAAAGAAGATGCAGCGAAGGCCCAGCAAGCAATGTCTTCCTTATCACCGGAAGACCTCGATAGGATGGTATCGACCTATCTATACCTTGAAATAACCGGAAATACGAATTTTCACATCATAAAATAGCTagagttcttttttttttgtccccaCGAGGGATGTGGCTACAATACTCTAGATTTACCcagatttttcttcttttgtggTTACAGATGCATTGGGCAGACCGTATTCAAAGAGGAGTTGACACGGCGAAGAAGACAAAGAACTGGTTGCTTGGACGACCCGGCATGATTCTCGCCATATGCATGCTAATCTTGGCAGTAATCCTCCATCGCCTCGGCTATATTGGGTAGCTTCAGCCTCAGGAAGCGAAACTCCGCCATCGATTAGTTCAAAGTCCCGATCTCCCTGACAGTGATAACGGCAGTGAAGGTTAATTATGCACGGGTGGATGGAACATCTATGCCCGTCAAACTTTTATGGTAGTTACTGATCTGGGTCTAGAGATATGGTTGGCCTTTTCTTGGTATAAACTGAGCTCGGGCTGTatggattttttattttttattttgtatttaaaaagaaaaacatgagCAAATTTTTCCCGACTGCATGGTGATGAGTTCAAGAGCGTGATATATGTGGTCGCGACGAGCCGAATGTCTCGTCATCAATGAGAACCTATCAATCGTGAACTATCCCTAACGAGGTATTCTCTTTGGCAATGCCAACTTGTccgatttatttaatttaatttacaattttttccTGCTGTTGCCATTttctgtaattaattaataattcttTTTGGGATGGAGCCGCCGCCGGCTATTTTGTCTGCTGCTACGGT of the Punica granatum isolate Tunisia-2019 chromosome 6, ASM765513v2, whole genome shotgun sequence genome contains:
- the LOC116209822 gene encoding uncharacterized protein LOC116209822 isoform X1, yielding MFQSLSNPSMAASFCCCCFQPLLSSPSPPHSISQSPSALSLAHLPGPGTAAFSAPLCHHLTPPVQPPSELLIRPVLLFGGFDRVVDTQTVLATVSVLAAIALSLFLGLKGDPVPCDRCAGNGGTMCVFCNNGKMKQETGMVECKVCKGAGLIFCKKCGGSGYSRRL
- the LOC116209822 gene encoding uncharacterized protein LOC116209822 isoform X2, with amino-acid sequence MFQSLSNPSMAASFCCCCFQPLLSSPSPPHSISQSPSALSLAHLPGPGTAAFSAPLCHHLTPPVQPPSELLIRPVLLFGGFDRVVDTQTVLATVSVLAAIALSLFLGLKYFAGRSRPVRPLCRQWRNDVCFLQ
- the LOC116210801 gene encoding outer envelope protein 61, with translation MFNGMDPELFRLAQEQMSRMSPAEMARIQEQMMSNPELMRMASESMKTMRPEDLRHAAEQLKHVRPEDMAEISEKMANASPEEIAAVRARADAQMSYELSAAEMLKKEGNQLHSQGKFHDALQKYLLAKKNLKGIPSSKGKTLLLTCSLNLMSCYLKTRQYNDCIKEGTEVLAYDAKNVKALYRRGQAFKELGQLQDAVCDLGEARKISPDDETIAEVLRDTEKLLATQGGGRASRGLVIEEITEEDEAASSTSHLNPLVEEHPGKKPKETKNDDKSRSGSSSMASMSNSESLQALKDDPDAMRSFQNFISKADPNTMAAMGAGNAGEVSPEMLKTASNMISKMSPEELKKMLHLASSFQGDDPFGSGGSSSGSSSGFRPGSIPDVSPDMLKTATDMMSNMPPEELQRMFEMASSLRGKDPSMPSASERPTSSSNLNLPDDEEVSTISRNHVSGETRSSARGSSSLRSGFPPQSNFPASSADLQEQMRNQMKDPAMRQMFTSMFKNMSPEMMANMGEQFGFKLSKEDAAKAQQAMSSLSPEDLDRMMHWADRIQRGVDTAKKTKNWLLGRPGMILAICMLILAVILHRLGYIG